One window of Bdellovibrionales bacterium genomic DNA carries:
- a CDS encoding long-chain fatty acid--CoA ligase — protein sequence MNRKNTTPTTPLGHSLLAFKTRTAAKAIMFKQRDRWISKTWPEYYSDIEAFGAGLLALGVKPKERVAIMANTRYEWSVADHAAMGVHAVVISVYQNNTPADVEYILNNSESRVLILENEALLRVWNEVQPKCPSVEFIILMEAPKTKTAANIFSWSQIEEKGRATLKKNSTAFEDLCRSQKMSDTATLLYTSGTTGLPKGVVITHTQIISEISEAFPIFGVDDTDVSLTFLPYAHILGRIEHWAHAYMGYTMAFAESVEKVRSNLAEIEPTFLISVPRIFEKVYAAISTQIDASPVKKKLFTWAMGVGRRITELKLTHQTIPLELLATYELAQRLVLNKIKLAFGRRLRFAISGGAPLASDISSFFHAAGVLILEGYGLTETTAAITVNTPFNYRFGSVGRAIGDVELKIAEDGEILVRSHKVMKEYYKNPEATAEVMTDGWFHTGDIGQILQGGDLKITDRKKDLIKTAGGKYVAPQKIEGLLKLSPMVTQALIAGDQKKYIVALLTVDPIYLQALAKERGESFSDWKELVSRPWVQDIVRDHIAETNADLASYESIKRFLILPVEFTIEGGELTPSLKVKRKVLTQRYQKEIDSLYN from the coding sequence ATGAACCGAAAAAACACCACCCCAACCACACCGCTCGGACATAGTCTTCTTGCGTTTAAAACAAGAACAGCCGCCAAAGCAATCATGTTTAAACAACGCGATCGTTGGATCAGTAAAACATGGCCGGAATATTATTCCGACATCGAAGCTTTTGGTGCAGGCCTTCTTGCTTTGGGGGTCAAACCCAAAGAACGCGTGGCCATCATGGCCAATACTCGGTATGAATGGTCTGTGGCCGATCATGCGGCAATGGGCGTTCACGCCGTTGTGATTTCTGTTTATCAGAATAATACGCCGGCGGATGTTGAATACATTCTGAACAATTCTGAAAGCCGAGTTTTGATCCTTGAAAATGAAGCTCTGCTGCGTGTTTGGAACGAGGTTCAGCCAAAGTGCCCGTCCGTTGAATTCATTATCCTGATGGAAGCTCCTAAGACCAAGACGGCAGCAAATATTTTCTCGTGGTCTCAGATCGAAGAAAAAGGCCGCGCCACTCTTAAAAAGAATTCAACAGCGTTTGAAGATCTCTGCCGTTCGCAAAAAATGTCTGATACAGCAACCCTGCTCTACACTTCGGGGACCACCGGTTTGCCAAAAGGGGTTGTGATCACTCATACGCAGATTATCTCTGAAATCAGCGAAGCCTTTCCGATTTTCGGAGTGGATGATACCGACGTCTCTCTGACGTTCTTGCCTTACGCACACATCTTAGGCCGTATTGAGCATTGGGCTCATGCTTACATGGGCTACACTATGGCGTTTGCCGAAAGTGTCGAAAAAGTGCGCTCTAATTTGGCCGAAATCGAACCGACGTTCTTGATCTCCGTGCCGCGTATTTTTGAAAAAGTATACGCAGCTATCAGCACGCAAATCGACGCTTCACCGGTAAAGAAAAAGCTTTTTACTTGGGCAATGGGTGTCGGCCGCCGCATCACTGAATTAAAACTCACTCATCAGACGATTCCTCTGGAATTGCTGGCGACCTATGAATTGGCGCAAAGGCTTGTGCTTAATAAGATCAAGCTTGCTTTCGGCCGTCGCCTGCGTTTTGCAATTAGTGGTGGCGCCCCACTCGCTTCAGATATTTCTAGCTTCTTTCATGCTGCTGGCGTGTTGATTCTGGAAGGTTACGGCCTGACAGAAACAACAGCTGCAATTACCGTCAATACTCCATTCAATTACAGATTTGGATCCGTCGGCCGCGCAATCGGTGACGTTGAATTAAAAATCGCTGAAGACGGCGAAATCCTCGTGCGCAGTCACAAAGTGATGAAAGAGTACTATAAAAATCCTGAAGCCACTGCCGAAGTCATGACAGACGGCTGGTTCCATACCGGCGATATCGGCCAGATTCTTCAAGGCGGCGATCTTAAAATCACCGACCGCAAGAAAGACCTGATTAAAACAGCCGGTGGTAAGTACGTAGCTCCGCAAAAAATCGAAGGCTTACTCAAACTCAGTCCGATGGTCACTCAGGCACTCATTGCCGGTGATCAGAAGAAGTATATCGTGGCACTCTTGACGGTGGACCCGATTTATCTGCAGGCTTTGGCCAAAGAGCGTGGCGAAAGCTTCAGCGATTGGAAAGAACTAGTCTCGCGTCCCTGGGTGCAAGACATTGTTCGCGATCATATTGCGGAAACCAATGCAGATCTTGCAAGCTATGAAAGCATTAAAAGATTCTTGATTTTGCCGGTGGAGTTCACCATCGAAGGCGGCGAACTCACTCCGTCTCTCAAAGTTAAACGCAAGGTTTTAACTCAGCGTTACCAAAAAGAAATCGACAGCCTTTACAACTAA